A stretch of Rhinopithecus roxellana isolate Shanxi Qingling chromosome 12, ASM756505v1, whole genome shotgun sequence DNA encodes these proteins:
- the B3GNT8 gene encoding UDP-GlcNAc:betaGal beta-1,3-N-acetylglucosaminyltransferase 8 yields MRCPKCLLCLSALLTLLGLKVYIEWTSESRLSKAYPSPRGTPPGPTPANPEPTLPANLSARLGQTGPLSFAYWNQQQWRLGSLPSGDSTETGDCQAWGAAAAAEIPDFTSYPKDLRRFLLSAACRSFPQWLPGDGGGQVSSCSDTDVPYLLLAVKSEPGRFAERQAVRETWGSPAPGIRLLFLLGSPVGEAGPDLDSLVAWESRRYSDLLLWDFLDVPFNQTLKDLLLLAWLGRHCPAVSFVLRAQDDAFVYTPALLAHLRALPPASARNLYLGEVFTQAMPLRKPGGPFYVPESFFEGGYPAYASGGGYVIAGRLAPWLLRAAARVAPFPIEDVYTGLCIRALGLVPQAHPGFLTAWPADRNADHCAFRNLLLVRPLGPQASIRLWKQLQDPRLQC; encoded by the coding sequence ATGCGCTGCCCCAAGTGCCTTCTCTGCCTGTCAGCACTGCTCACACTCCTGGGCCTCAAAGTGTACATCGAGTGGACATCCGAGTCCCGGCTCAGCAAGGCCTACCCCAGCCCTCGGGGCACCCCGCCAGGCCCCACGCCAGCCAACCCTGAGCCCACCCTACCTGCCAACCTCTCCGCCCGCCTGGGCCAGACTGGCCCGCTGTCCTTCGCTTACTGGAACCAGCAGCAGTGGCGGCTGGGGTCCCTGCCCAGTGGGGACAGCACTGAAACGGGGGACTGCCAGGCTTggggggccgcagccgccgccgagATCCCTGACTTCACCTCCTACCCCAAGGACCTCCGCCGCTTCCTGCTGTCAGCAGCCTGCCGGAGCTTCCCACAGTGGCTGCCTGGAGACGGTGGCGGCCAAGTCTCCAGCTGCTCGGATACTGATGTCCCCTACCTGCTGTTGGCCGTCAAGTCAGAACCAGGGCGCTTTGCAGAACGACAGGCCGTGAGGGAGACGTGGGGCAGTCCAGCTCCAGGGATCCGGCTGCTCTTCCTGTTAGGGTCTCCGGTGGGTGAGGCGGGGCCTGACCTAGACTCACTAGTGGCCTGGGAGAGCCGTCGCTACAGTGACCTGCTGCTCTGGGACTTCCTCGACGTCCCATTCAACCAGACGCTCAAAGACCTGCTGCTGCTGGCCTGGCTGGGCCGCCACTGCCCCGCCGTGAGTTTTGTCCTGCGAGCCCAGGATGATGCCTTTGTGTACACCCCTGCCCTGCTGGCTCACCTGCGGGCCctgccacctgcctcggcccgaAACCTCTACCTGGGTGAGGTCTTTACACAGGCCATGCCTCTCCGGAAGCCAGGAGGACCCTTTTACGTGCCCGAGTCCTTCTTCGAAGGTGGCTACCCAGCCTATGCAAGCGGGGGTGGCTACGTCATTGCCGGGCGCCTGGCACCCTGGCTGCTGCGGGCAGCAGCCCGTGTGGCACCCTTCCCCATTGAGGACGTCTATACTGGCCTTTGCATCCGAGCCTTGGGCCTGGTGCCCCAGGCCCACCCAGGCTTCCTCACAGCCTGGCCAGCAGACCGCAATGCGGACCACTGCGCTTTCCGCAACCTGCTGCTAGTACGGCCCCTGGGCCCTCAGGCCAGCATTCGGCTCTGGAAACAACTGCAAGACCCAAGGCTCCAGTGCTGA